The following proteins are co-located in the Haliotis asinina isolate JCU_RB_2024 chromosome 13, JCU_Hal_asi_v2, whole genome shotgun sequence genome:
- the LOC137260365 gene encoding uncharacterized protein — translation MFTTVLVLGLCAAAVQGVPFKRQIGTCVEECSVVGIGFLSGCPHGQICQSNGCGHTCQPVILGKRQFGICVEMCTPAGNGREDSCPAGSTCRSNGCGHTCHSVSLKGRSLIKPNCPMVLCELYCFNGFATGADGCPVCRCNSGGDLNKVLGTLG, via the exons ATGTTTACAACAGTTCTTGTCCTGGGACTTTGTGCTG CGGCTGTGCAAGGCGTACCCTTCAAGCGTCAGATCGGGACCTGTGTGGAGGAGTGTTCTGTGGTCGGTATTGGGTTTCTCAGTGGTTGTCCCCATGGTCAGATCTGTCAGTCCAATGGGTGTGGTCACACATGTCAACCAGTAATCCTGGGCAAGCGACAGTTTGGAATCTGTGTTGAGATGTGCACTCCTGCGGGAAATGGTCGCGAGGATTCCTGTCCAGCGGGAAGTACCTGCAGGTCTAACGGATGCGGGCACACCTGTCACAGCGTCAGCCTCAAAGGGAGAAGCTTAATCAAACCAA ACTGCCCCATGGTGCTGTGTGAACTATACTGCTTTAACGGGTTCGCTACTGGTGCCGACGGATGCCCTGTGTGCAGGTGTAACAGCGGAGGGGACCTGAACAAGGTGCTGGGGACACTCGGCTAG